TGGAACGGCAGTACCGCCACCACGCTGACGCGAAAATCGCCAGACGATGACTACCAACGCACTCTCAGTGCCCGACGATGCTGTGGATTCCGCCGACTCCGAAGAGACGGCGCCCCAAGTTGTCGAAACGAGCGCGGGGACGACGCTCTGCTACGCGACGTACGGCGACCCCGAGGGAACGCCGCTCGTCTTCTTCCACGGAACCCCCGGTTCGCGCCTCCTCGGCCGTCTCTTCGACGACATGGCGCGCGAGAACGGCGTCCGCGTACTCGCACCCGACCGACCGGGATACGGCCGCTCTGCACTTCCGAGCGATTACGACCTCCCGGACATCGAGGAGGGAATCGCTGCACTCGCCGAGAGCGTCGATGCAGAGCGAGTCGCCGTCGCGGGCTTCTCTGGGGGCGCGCCGTACGCGCTCGCGGCCGCCACGAGTGCCTCGGAGCGAGTTCGTTCCGTGGACCTCGTTTCGGGGGCCGTTCCGCCGGCATACGAGGAGAACCTACCGACGGCCCTCCGAGTCATGCGGCGACTGGCGACGACGACGCCGAGTCTCCTCTCGGCGGGGTTTGGATTTCAGGCCGCACTGGCTCGATTGCTTCCGCCAGACGCAATCGTCTCGCAGTACACCACCGAATCGAGTCCTGTCGAAGTATCCGAGCGAGTCGCACGACTGGTCGAACATGACTTTCGGGAAGCATTCGCCGAAACGGCAAGCGGGGCGGTTAGAGACTCCCAACTGTTCGCTTCGTCGTGGAACTTCGACCCCGAGACGACGTCCTGTCCGGTCCGGTTCTGGCACGGTGAACTGGACGAGAACGTACCCGTCGAAGGGGTACGCGACTTCTCCGCATCGATTTCTCACGCCAATCTGACCGTGTTGGACGCACACGGCCATCTGGAGACCTTGCTCGGTGCGCGCGAACGGGTCGTCCGGGCAGTCAGTCAGTAGCTTTTGGGTCTCCGTCGTCAGGCACCTTCGACTAGTCGCTCGAATTGCTCCGGCGGAATCGCACCTCGCGCCGCGTGCCCCTCGTACGCGAACGTCGGAATTCCACTCACACCTCTCTTTTGCGCCTCCTCGAATCGCTCGCGCAGTTCTGCTTCCAGGGTCTCGTCCTCGGTCGCATCCCGAATCTCCGCTCCGTCCAAGCCAACACCTTCCGCAATCTCGACCAGCACGTCTGCATCACCGATGTCGCGCCCGTCCTGCCAGAGCGCCTCGAAAATCGCCTCGTGGAACTCCAAGAAGGTCTCCTCGTCGTAACTCTGGCGAACGTAGAGCGCGGCCTGCTGGGCGTCCCACGAGTCCACGTCGAGCGAGTAGTCGAGCGTCATCTCCACGTCGTAGCGGTCTTTCAGACGCTCGACGTTCTCCTCGACCTGCGCGAAGTAGTCGTCGTCCTTGCCATCGTCTACCTCGTCGTGAATCTCGCCGGAGTCGTCGCGTTTGTACCCTCGAAGGTCGTAGAACTGCCACTCGACTTCGGGTGGGTCGTCTGCCTGCTCGCGGTACTGCTCCATCGCGGCTTTCCCGAGGTAGCAGAACGGGCAGACGTAGTCCGAATAGACGGCGAGCGCGTCGTTGGTCATACGAGACAGAAACGACCACGGGGACAAAAGAGCGTCAGTCGCGGAGATTTCGGCCGGGACGAGTTGTCGTCAGTGCCCGATAGGTTACTCCCCGCGATTCTCCACAAACTCCACGACCGCCTGCGTTTCCTGAAACCCCTCCGCCAACCTATCGACCAGTTCGCCGTCTTCGAACAGCAACAGGGTCGGCACGCTCCGCACGTCGTATGTGTCGATTAGCTCGGGGTCGTCACGGGGATTCAGCGTGCCGACCGCCGCTTCGGTCGCGCGGGCGACGTTGCCGACGACAGGTTCGATTGATTGACAGATAGCACACCCGTTCGTGTAGAAATCGACCAGTACGAGGTCGTGAGTGGCGACGAAGGCGGCTAACTCATCGGCGTCGGCCAACTGGACCGGCGTGTCGGGGGAATCTGAGCGAGTGGTCACACCCCGTTTTGGCGACAGAGTAATTTAGGCATCTCGGCCCGTAGTCCGATTATGTACGACCGGGTACTGGTCCCAACCGACGGGAGCGAGGAATCCCGCCGGGCGGCGACTCACGGGGTGGAACTGGCATCGCGGTTCGGGGGTCTCGTCCGCGCCCTGTACGTCGTGGACGACCGCTACAGCGGCTTAGAGTTCGGCGACGCGGACGGCGACCCAGTCACGCAGGCACTCGAACACGACGGTGAGGAAGCCACCGAAGCGGTCGAGAACGCCGCGGCGGAGCGACGCGTCGAAGCGACGAGCGAACTCCGGGAGGGCATCCCGGCGGACGCGATTCTGGACGCCATCGCAGAGTGGGACGCCGACCTCGTGGTGATGGGAACCCACGGGCGGACCGGCCTCGAACACTTTCTGGTGGGAAGCACCGCAGAGCGCGTCGTCCGGTACTCGCCAGTGCCAGTGCTGACGGTGCGAGCGAACGGACAGGACGCGACCGACTACGAGACGATAGTCGTCGCAACCGACGGGAGCGAACCCGCAGACGACGCCATCACCGAAGCGCTGACCGTCGCCAACGCCTACGACGCGACCGTTCACGTGCTGTCGGTGGTCGATACGCGACTCTCACAGTCGGCGGCGCTGCTGGAGTCGCTCGAAATCGAGGCGAAAAACGCAGTCAGCGACGCCATCGAGCAGGTCACGACCGACGACGAGGACGGCGACGTAGACGTGACGACGACGGTGATGGAAGGCGTCCCCGCGGCGGCAATCGTCGATTACGCGGCGGACAACGACGCCGACCTACTCGTCGTCGGGACGCGCGGCGTGACTGGACTGGACCGGTTCGTCACCGGTAGCACGGCCGAGCGAGTGGTTCGAACGTCGCCGGTGCCGGTGTTGACGGTACCAGCGGAAGAAAGCAAGAATGAGGAATAACGACGGGGACGAGCAGACTGAAATCCGGAGCAAATAACCACCTCCGAACCCTGCGGTATCCCATGGACGCGGCGCTGGGGCCACCCGAGAAGATGGCCGAACACAGCGACGAGTTGACGCCGATGATGAGCCAGTACTTCGAACTCTGCTCGGAGTACGAGGAGTCGCTGGTCCTCTTTCAGGTCGGCGACTTCTACGAGACGTTCTGCGAGGCGGCCGAGACGAGCGCCCGCCTGCTCGAAATCGCGCTGACCCAGCGCGAGGAT
The sequence above is a segment of the Halorussus halophilus genome. Coding sequences within it:
- a CDS encoding thioredoxin family protein, with product MTTRSDSPDTPVQLADADELAAFVATHDLVLVDFYTNGCAICQSIEPVVGNVARATEAAVGTLNPRDDPELIDTYDVRSVPTLLLFEDGELVDRLAEGFQETQAVVEFVENRGE
- a CDS encoding universal stress protein gives rise to the protein MYDRVLVPTDGSEESRRAATHGVELASRFGGLVRALYVVDDRYSGLEFGDADGDPVTQALEHDGEEATEAVENAAAERRVEATSELREGIPADAILDAIAEWDADLVVMGTHGRTGLEHFLVGSTAERVVRYSPVPVLTVRANGQDATDYETIVVATDGSEPADDAITEALTVANAYDATVHVLSVVDTRLSQSAALLESLEIEAKNAVSDAIEQVTTDDEDGDVDVTTTVMEGVPAAAIVDYAADNDADLLVVGTRGVTGLDRFVTGSTAERVVRTSPVPVLTVPAEESKNEE
- a CDS encoding alpha/beta fold hydrolase — its product is MTTNALSVPDDAVDSADSEETAPQVVETSAGTTLCYATYGDPEGTPLVFFHGTPGSRLLGRLFDDMARENGVRVLAPDRPGYGRSALPSDYDLPDIEEGIAALAESVDAERVAVAGFSGGAPYALAAATSASERVRSVDLVSGAVPPAYEENLPTALRVMRRLATTTPSLLSAGFGFQAALARLLPPDAIVSQYTTESSPVEVSERVARLVEHDFREAFAETASGAVRDSQLFASSWNFDPETTSCPVRFWHGELDENVPVEGVRDFSASISHANLTVLDAHGHLETLLGARERVVRAVSQ
- a CDS encoding DsbA family protein, coding for MSRMTNDALAVYSDYVCPFCYLGKAAMEQYREQADDPPEVEWQFYDLRGYKRDDSGEIHDEVDDGKDDDYFAQVEENVERLKDRYDVEMTLDYSLDVDSWDAQQAALYVRQSYDEETFLEFHEAIFEALWQDGRDIGDADVLVEIAEGVGLDGAEIRDATEDETLEAELRERFEEAQKRGVSGIPTFAYEGHAARGAIPPEQFERLVEGA